The following coding sequences are from one Nilaparvata lugens isolate BPH chromosome 4, ASM1435652v1, whole genome shotgun sequence window:
- the LOC120350809 gene encoding uncharacterized protein LOC120350809 — protein MVTKAVHVEVVSELTTKAFIAALIRFSSRRGIPHSIFSDNATTFVGANNELQDLHQFFESSKTQQDIHNYTSVLNIKWHFIPPRAPSFGGLWENAVKNFKKIFKVVTFNHILNFEDMTTFAAQIEAILNSRPLVPLTEDPQDLQYLSPGHFLVGRPLTALPFHCPPTTHVDNRCRWKLLQKITQELWDRWSKEYLVTLQRKHKWLTESDNLTVDTMVLLKDLNSAPSTWKLARIIETHPGADGKVRVVTVQTAHGRFKRAISSLAPLPALEDD, from the coding sequence ATGGTCACGAAAGCAGTACACGTAGAAGTCGTCTCAGAGTTGACAACGAAAGCCTTTATTGCGGCACTCATTCGCTTCTCATCACGTCGTGGTATTCCACACTCCATATTTTCGGACAATGCAACCACGTTTGTAGGTGCAAACAATGAACTACAAGATCTACATCAGTTTTTTGAGTCATCTAAAACTCAACAAGATATTCATAACTACACGTCGGTTCTCAATATCAAGTGGCACTTCATTCCACCTCGCGCCCCATCTTTTGGAGGTCTATGGGAGAATGCTGtcaagaatttcaagaaaattttcaaagtcgTCACATTCAATCATATTCTTAATTTTGAAGATATGACTACATTCGCAGCTCAAATTGAAGCTATCCTTAACTCTCGTCCACTCGTACCTCTTACAGAGGACCCTCAAGATCTTCAGTATCTCTCGCCAGGTCACTTCTTAGTTGGTCGCCCATTGACTGCGTTGCCTTTCCATTGCCCGCCCACCACCCATGTCGATAACAGGTGTCGTTGGAAACTTCTTCAAAAAATCACTCAAGAACTTTGGGACAGATGGTCTAAGGAGTACTTAGTCACACTTCAACGCAAGCACAAATGGCTTACTGAATCGGACAATCTCACAGTTGACACCATGGTTCTTCTGAAAGATCTCAATTCTGCTCCTTCCACATGGAAGTTAGCTCGCATCATTGAAACCCATCCAGGTGCCGATGGAAAAGTTCGTGTTGTTACAGTGCAGACTGCACATGGTAGGTTCAAGAGAGCAATCTCTAGTCTCGCTCCGCTTCCAGCACTTGAAGATGATTAA